One segment of Rickettsiales bacterium DNA contains the following:
- the secD gene encoding protein translocase subunit SecD, producing the protein MLNFPNWKILFAAIVCLWGFYQASGNFISEETRKNNSFLPQQTIRLGLDLQGGSQLLLEVDFENFLKNQLEVLSDDLRRSFRKGKIGYKNLKISKDKEKIYKITLGLIENSKFDNLKAQIREVSSEFSVEENKNIVEIFYNSDVLKNLKRDVLEKSIEIVRRRVDETGTREPIIQMQGDSRILLQVPGLDNPESLKKLLGKTAKMTFHLMDNSNPFAVGVNRAKPGYLLLSSAISQEKGNFLVKKEVEISGESLIDAQATYNEGQPVVSFKFNNQGGKKFAKVTADNVGKPFAIVLDGKVITAPRINEAILSGSGIISGSFTIEEANDLALLLRSGALPAPLSILEERSVGPSLGKDSIESGSKASLLGAGLIMLIMFAIYRKFGFFANIALFINLVLTIALLSLFNATLTLPGIAGIALGLGMAVDANILIYERIKEEIKLGKSPFAAIDSGFKMALATIVDSNLTTIISTIILFIYGSGVIKGFAVTLTIGIICSMFSAIMLTKMQIFLWAKYTKPKTLRV; encoded by the coding sequence ATGCTTAACTTCCCTAATTGGAAAATTTTATTTGCTGCAATTGTTTGTTTGTGGGGCTTTTATCAAGCAAGCGGTAATTTTATTTCTGAGGAAACGAGAAAAAATAATTCCTTTTTACCTCAGCAAACTATTCGTCTAGGTCTAGATTTACAAGGCGGATCGCAATTACTGCTAGAAGTTGATTTTGAAAACTTCCTGAAAAACCAGCTTGAAGTTTTAAGTGATGATTTAAGAAGAAGCTTTAGAAAAGGGAAAATTGGCTATAAAAATTTGAAAATTTCTAAAGATAAAGAAAAAATATACAAAATTACACTTGGCCTAATTGAGAATTCAAAATTTGATAATCTTAAGGCTCAAATTAGAGAGGTTTCCTCAGAGTTTTCAGTTGAAGAAAATAAAAACATCGTTGAAATTTTCTATAATTCAGATGTGCTAAAAAATCTTAAGCGAGATGTTTTAGAAAAATCTATTGAAATTGTTCGCCGTAGAGTTGATGAAACTGGCACTCGAGAGCCAATAATTCAAATGCAAGGTGATAGTAGAATTTTACTACAAGTGCCGGGTTTAGATAACCCTGAATCTCTTAAAAAACTTCTTGGTAAAACTGCAAAAATGACTTTCCATTTAATGGATAATTCAAACCCTTTTGCGGTTGGAGTAAATAGGGCAAAACCGGGTTATCTTCTTCTTTCAAGTGCAATCTCACAAGAAAAAGGAAATTTTCTTGTTAAAAAGGAAGTTGAAATTAGCGGTGAAAGCCTGATTGACGCTCAAGCAACTTACAATGAAGGGCAACCGGTTGTTAGCTTCAAATTTAATAATCAAGGTGGGAAAAAATTTGCTAAAGTTACCGCTGATAATGTTGGCAAGCCATTCGCAATTGTGCTTGATGGCAAGGTTATCACCGCACCTAGAATTAATGAGGCTATTTTATCTGGCTCTGGCATAATTTCAGGTAGTTTTACAATTGAGGAAGCAAATGATTTAGCCCTGCTTCTTCGCTCTGGAGCTTTGCCTGCACCACTTTCAATTTTAGAGGAGAGATCAGTTGGCCCTTCACTTGGTAAAGATTCTATAGAATCAGGCTCAAAAGCATCTCTTCTTGGGGCTGGTTTGATAATGCTTATAATGTTTGCAATCTATAGAAAATTTGGGTTTTTTGCGAATATCGCACTTTTCATAAATTTGGTTTTAACTATTGCACTTTTATCTTTATTCAATGCAACCCTTACATTGCCCGGAATCGCTGGGATTGCCCTCGGGCTTGGTATGGCGGTTGATGCAAATATTTTAATTTATGAGAGAATAAAGGAAGAAATTAAACTTGGAAAATCCCCCTTTGCAGCGATAGATTCAGGCTTCAAAATGGCACTTGCAACTATTGTTGACTCAAACTTAACAACAATAATTTCAACAATAATTTTGTTTATTTATGGCTCTGGCGTTATAAAAGGCTTTGCGGTTACACTTACGATTGGAATAATTTGCTCTATGTTTTCAGCAATAATGCTAACTAAGATGCAAATTTTCCTTTGGGCTAAATACACCAAACCAAAAACCCTTAGAGTATAA
- the yajC gene encoding preprotein translocase subunit YajC, producing the protein MNKIFFSLINFLTPAILFAQEISDADTTNAETAKAPGIESLLFQLLIIFLIFYFLLIKPQAKKAKMHQALVASLKKGDEVLTNGGIYGKVSKSKEGEKTIEIEIAENVSIKIARSSVQEILNLTEENKEATKEKSVKDKKKK; encoded by the coding sequence ATGAATAAAATATTTTTTTCATTAATCAATTTTTTAACACCAGCTATTTTATTTGCCCAAGAAATTTCTGATGCTGATACTACTAACGCAGAAACTGCAAAAGCACCGGGAATAGAATCTCTGCTATTTCAGCTTCTTATAATCTTTTTGATTTTTTATTTCCTGCTAATTAAGCCGCAAGCAAAAAAGGCAAAGATGCATCAAGCCTTAGTTGCATCTCTTAAAAAAGGTGATGAAGTTCTTACAAATGGCGGGATTTACGGCAAGGTTTCAAAATCTAAAGAAGGTGAAAAAACTATTGAAATTGAAATTGCTGAAAATGTTTCAATAAAAATTGCAAGGTCATCTGTGCAAGAAATTCTTAACCTTACAGAAGAAAATAAGGAAGCTACTAAGGAAAAATCTGTAAAAGATAAAAAGAAAAAATAA